GTAGCTCTCGACTACGGAATCAAGCGCAACATCCTGCATCGCCTGGTTGCAAGCGGCTTTCGCGTGCGCGTGCTGCCGGCGACCGCAACCGCAGACGACATCCTCGCGCCCAATCCCGACGGCGTTTTTCTCTCCAATGGCCCGGCGGATCCGGCGGCGCTGCCTTACGCGAGCGAGGCCGTGCGCGGCGTGCTCGGACGCAAACCGATCTTCGGGATTTGCCTCGGCCATCAGATTCTGGGTCTCGCGCTGGGCGGGCGCACCTACAAGCTCGGCTTCGGCCATCATGGCGCCAACCATCCGGTGATGGATCTGCGTACGCACAAGGTCGAAATCACGTCGCAGAACCATGGCTTCGCGGTCGACGCCGAATCGCTCCAGCGACGCGCGGAGCTGTCGCATCTCAATCTCAATGACAAGACGGTCGAGGGACTGCGCGGAGTCGGGATGCCGTTTTTCTCCGTGCAGTACCATCCGGAAGCGTCGCCAGGACCGCACGACGCGGGTTACCTGTTCGCGCGCTTTCGCCGGCTGGTCGAGGAATTCCCGCGCTCGGGCGCAGAGGCGCTCGACCGTATCGCGGCTGAAGAGCGCGGCGCCGCCCTGGACGTCTGATGCCGCTACGCAAGGATCTGAAATCGGTGCTGCTGATCGGCTCGGGTCCGATCGTGATCGGCCAGGCCTGCGAGTTCGACTACTCGGGCACGCAGGCGCTCAAGGCGCTCCGCGAGGAAGGTCTAAGACTCATCCTGGTCAACTCGAATCCGGCCACGATCATGACCGACCCGGAGTTGGCGGATCGCACCTATATCGAGCCGATGACCGCGGCGGCGCTCGAACGGATTATCGCCCGCGAGCACCCCGACGCGCTCCTGCCCACGGTCGGCGGCCAGACCGCGCTCAACCTGGCGATCGAGCTTGCCGAAAGCGGCGTGCTCGAGCGTTACGGCGTCGAACTAATCGGCGCAAAGCTCGCCGCGATCAAGAAGGCCGAGGACCGCGACCTCTTCAAGCAGGCGATGATCGCGATCGGGCTCCAGGTGCCGGAGTCCGGCGTTGCGCACTCGCATGAAGAGGCCGACGCGATCCGCGCGCGCCTCGGACTTCCGCTCATCATCCGGCCCTCGCGCACGCTCGGCGGCACCGGCGGCTCGATCGCGCGCGATCCCGCTGAGTACCGCGCCAAGGTCCAGTGGGGCATGGAGATGTCGCCCAACCACGAGGTGCTGATCGAACAATCGGTCGAGGGCTGGAAGGAATACGAACTGGAAGTGATGCGCGACGGGGCAGACAACGTCGTGATCGTCTGCTCGATCGAGAATTTAGACCCGATGGGCGTGCATACGGGCGATTCGATCACGGTGGCGCCGGCACAGACGCTGACCGACAAGGAATATCAGATCATGCGCGACGCCGCGCTCCGCATCATTCGCGAGATCGGCGTCGATACCGGAGGGTCAAATATCCAGTTTGCGATCGATCCCAGGAGCGGGCGCATGGTGGTGATCGAGATGAATCCGCGCGTCTCGCGCAGTTCGGCGCTGGCCTCCAAGGCCACCGGCTTTCCGATCGCCAAGATCGCGGCGCGCCTGGCGGTGGGCTACCGCCTCGACGAGATTCCCAACGACATCACGCGGATGACCCCCGCCTGCTTCGAACCCACCATCGACTACGTGGTAACCAAGATTCCGCGTTTCGCGTTCGAGAAGTTCCGCGGCGCGGCCGACGAGCTCGGACCGCAGATGAAGTCGGTGGGCGAGGCGATGGCGATCGGCCGCACCTTCAAGGAATCGCTGCAGAAGGCGCTCCGGTCGCTGGAGATCGGCTCGTGGGGGCTCGAAAGCCGCACGGCCGGGCTGCGCGCGGCGGCCGCTCTCGCTACCGTCCGCGCCCATCTTTCGCTGCCCAACAGCCATCGGCTCTACTATCTCGCCGACGCGGTGCGCCTGGGCATGGCGCGCGAGGAGATCCATCAGCTGACCGGCATCGACCCGTGGTTTATCGACGCAATCGCCGAGATCGTCGAGAGCGAAGCGCGAATCAGGAACGGTCCGCTCGACGCGGCGCTGCTCCGCGAGGCCAAGGAGGCCGGCTTCTCCGATCGCCGAATCGCTGATCTCACGGGCCTCGACGAGGCCGCGGTGGCGCTCAGGCGGCGCAAAGCGGGCGTGACGCCCGTGTTCAAGGCGGTCGACACCTGCGGCGCCGAATTCCAGGCCTTCACGCCCTATCTCTATTCGACCTACGAGGGCGAGGACGAGGCGCCGCCCGACGCTCGCCCCAAGGTGATGATTCTCGGCGGCGGCCCCAACCGTATCGGCCAGGGGATCGAGTTCGACTACTGCTGCGTGCACGCGAGTCTCGCACTCAAGGAAGCCGGCTTCGAGACGATCATGGTCAATTGCAATCCGGAGACGGTCTCGACCGACTACGACATCTCCGACCGCCTCTACTTCGAACCGCTGACGTTCGAGGACGTCTTGGCGATCGCCGAGCGCGAGCGCCCGACCGGCGTGATCGTGCAGTTCGGCGGGCAGACGCCGCTCAAGCTCGCCGTTGCGCTGGAGCAGGCAGGCGTGCCGATCCTCGGCACCTCGCCGGATGCCATCGATCGCGCCGAGGATCGCGAGCGCTTCAATACCCTGGTCGACAAGCTCGGCCTCAAGCAGCCGCGCGGGGTGCTGACGCGCGGTCTTGACCAGGCGATTCGCGGGGCGGCGGAAATCGGCTACCCGGTGCTGATCCGCCCGTCGTACGTGCTCGGCGGACGCGCAATGGAAGTCGTCGCCGACGAGGCCGGATTGCGCCGCTACATCGAGCAGGCGTTGCTCGCGTCCGAAGAACGCCCGCTGCTGGTCGATCGCTACCTCCAGGGCGCGATCGAGGTCGATGTCGACGCGATCAGCGACGGCCAGACCGTGGTAATCGGCGGCGTGATGGAGCACGTCGAGCACGCCGGGATTCATTCCGGCGACAGCGCCTGCGCCCTGCCGCCGCGCACGCTCGACCGCGCGGCGCAGGAAGAATTGATGCGCCAGACGCGGATGCTGGCGCTCGAGCTCGGCGTCGTCGGCCTTCTCAACGTGCAGTTCGCGATCTTCGAGAGCGAAGTTTACATCCTCGAGGTCAACCCGCGAGCCTCGCGCACGATCCCGTTCGTCAGCAAGGCGATCGGCGTGCCGCTGGCCAAACTGGCGGCGCTGGTGATGGCCGGCAGGAAGCTCGCCGACCTTGGGTTCACGGCCGAGCGCACGCCCGACCACGTATCGGTCAAAGAGTCGGTGTTTCCTTTCGTGCGCTTCCCCGGCGTGGACACCATCCTCGGCCCCGAAATGAAATCGACCGGCGAAGTGATGGGGATCGACCGGACGTTCGCGATGGCCTTCGCCAAGGCCGAGCTGGCCGCATCGACCGATCTCCCCACGGACGGGCGCGTGTTTATCAGCGTGCGCGACGAGGACAAGACGGTGCTGGAGCCGATCGCGCGCGGACTCTCCACGATGGGCTTCGAGCTTGTGGCAACCGGCGGCACTGCGCGCCATATCGAGGGCGTGGGCATCGCGTGCGCCGTCGTCAACAAAGTCGCCCAGGGATCGCCTCACGTGGTCGACCTGATGCGCGACGGGAAGATCGCGATGGTAATCAACACGCCCGATGCGTCGGGCACGGCCGATTCGTTTTCGATCCGGCGCACGGCGCTCGAGATGCGCCTGCCGTTTTGCACCACGATGGCGGGCGCGCAGGCGGCGGTCGAGGGAATCGCAGCGCTTAAGGACAGACCCTTCGAGGTTCGCGCGCTGCAGGACTATCACTCGAACGGCGGCGCAGGGAAAAGCAATCGAGAAATAAACCGATGACCGCCTGCCGAAAGCGCCGCGCATAATCTGCCGCCGCCCTTCGATTCGCCCAATCTTCGCGCGCGATGCCGCTTGAGATGCAATCTCCGCTAAGCGCCCTTAGCGGAGTAGGGCCCAAGCGCGCTGCGGCGCTCGCCGAGCGCTCAGTCACCACCGTCGCCGACCTTCTTTTCAACCTTCCGCTGCACTACCAGGACTGGCGCTCGCGCACGCCGTTTGCGGAACTTAAGCCTGCGGCCTCCGTCGTCGTTGAAGGCCGTCTCGTCGGGCTCAAGGAGCGGCCGATGCGCGGGATGCGATGGCGGCGGATGGCGACCGCCTGGCTCGAAGGCGCGGACGGCGCCCGTGTCCGGGTGGTCTGGTTCAATCTGCCGGCCTATATGAAGGGGCGGATGCCTGAAGGCGAGCGGGTCGTGATGCACGGCCGCGTGAACGAGAGCCCCGACCGCGGATTGGAAATTGTCCATCCCGAGGTTTATCCGTTGGAGTCAGGCGCCCCGCCCGCGGTGCGTCCGGTGTACGGATTGCCTTCCGAGATTGGTCAGCGCGTCTATGCCGGGTTGATCGCGCAGGCGCTGGCCGCGATGCCCGCGCGCGTCGAGGGCGCGATGCCGGCCGCGCTGCGAGCCGAGGCCGGCGTGATGGCGCTCGGCGAGGCATTGCGGACGCTCCATCAGCCACCCGCCGACGCGGACCCCGCGAAGTTCGAGCTTGGAGACACGGCGGCTCATCGCGCGCTCGCCTTTGACGAGATGTTCGCGTTCCAGCTCGCGATGGCGATCGATCGCAGGCGTGCAGCACGGCGCACGGGCGCGCCGATGAACGTGCCGCCGCGCCTGACGGCGCGCCTGCTCGAAACGCTGCCGTTTACGCCCACGCGCGCGCAACTCCGTTCGATCGGCGAGATTGGTGCCGACCTTGCGCGAGCGCATCCGATGAACCGCCTGCTGATGGGCGACGTCGGCAGCGGCAAGACGTTGGTCGCGCTGTGGGCGGCGCTGCGCGCGGCCGAATCCGGATGGCAGGTCGCGATCATGGCGCCGACGGAACTGCTCGCCGAGCAACATTACCGGAGTTTCGTCGCGCTATGCGGCACGCTGGGCATGCCGGCCGCCCTGCTGCTCGGCAAGACTCCGCCGGCGGAGCGCATGCGGACGCTGCGTCTGCTCGCCTCCGGCGCGATTCCGATCGTCTTCGGCACGCACGCGCTCATCCAGGAAGGCGTCGCGCTCCGCAACCTGGGCCTGGCCATCATCGACGAGCAGCATCGCTTCGGCGTGTTCGATCGCGTGCGCCTGAAGGCCTTGGGCCCCACCGCTCACGTGCTGCTGATGACCGCGACGCCGATTCCGCGAAGCCTCGCGCTGACCCTGCTCGCCAATCTCGACATTTCGGCGCTCGACGAGATGCCGCCGGGACGAACGCCGGTACTGACTGAAATCTTCGGTGAGGACCAAATCGGCGAGGTCGACGCGATCGTCGGCGCCGAACTTCGGGCCGGACGGCGCGCCTTTTATATCGTTCCGCTGATCGAGAGCGAAGAGGACGGCGACGAGCGGCTGTCAGTTGCGGCAACCGCCAGGCGCCTGGGCGCGGGGCCGCTCGGCGCGTTCAGGATCGGCACGCTGCACGGCAGGATGCGCCCGGCGGACAAGGAGCGCACGATGCGCGCGTTTCGCGACGGCGGGCTCGATCTGCTCGTTTCGACTACGGTGGTCGAGGTCGGAATCGACGTACCCGAGGCGAGCGCGATCGTGGTGATCGCGGCGGAGCGCTACGGCCTTGCGCAATTGCATCAGTTGCGGGGCAGAGTGGGGCGGGGCGCCGCGGCGTCGCGATGCTGCCTCGTGGTGTCCAACGGCGAGGGCCCGCGCGCCCAGCAGGGGGTGCGCGCACGCCTTGAGGTGATGGTCCGAGCGGCCACCGGCGACGAGGTCGCCCGCGCCGACCTCGAACTGCGCGGCCCCGGCGATCTGCTCGGCGCGCGGCAAAGCGGCGCGTTGCCGCTACGCTTTGCCGATTTCATCCGCGACGGCCGGCTGATCGAGCAGGCGCGGGCGATGGCCGAGCGCTGGCTCGAACGCGATCCGGCCCTGGAGCTGCCGGAGTCGGCGGGAGCCCGCGCGGCGCTCATGCGAATGCTGGATTTCGGCTTCAGCCTCGGCGATGTAGGCTAGTCAGATGGCGCGGGCGAAATCCAAATCCGGGCGGCAGGGCGCAAAGCCGAAGATCAAGAGCCGCCGCGAAGTCTCCGCGGGCGGGCTCATCTGGTGCCGCCGCAGCGACGGATCGGTAAGCGTGGTGTTGGTGCGCCCGGCCGGCCGCAGCACCTGGGTGTTGCCCAAGGGACACCTCGAAGAGGGCGAGACGGTAGCGCAGGCTGCGATACGCGAGGCCCGGGAGGAGAGCGGCCTCACCGTGGGAGAGATCGAACCGCTCGGCGAAATCTCCTACGTTTATTCTTCGCGTGAGCGAGACCGCGACATGATCACGCGAATCTTCAAGCGGGTCCATTTTTTCCTGATGGAACATGCGGGCGGCGACATTTCAGCTCACGACGCCGAGACCGACGAAGTCGCGTGGCTGAGCCTCGAGGATGCGCTGGCGCGCGCAACCCATCCGAGCGAACAGGCGCTTATCGCCAAGGCTCGCGAGATGCTCGTGCTTAAGCGCCCGGCGGAGCAGCGACCCTGATCGTGCTCGCCCGCCACACTGCCGGTGCGAGGTCGGCCGACTGCACCGCGCCCGGACCGATGATCGCGAGCACCGACGTGCCGCGGCGCTCGACGTAGTGGAGCGGTGGAACGCCGCCGATCGCATTGCGCTCGAGGATTCCTTCATAGACCTGGCTGAACGCCGCCGCGCTCGTATCGTCGGCGAGCGCCACGATCCAGACCACCGTGGTTGCACCGCTCTCGTCCCGCAACACCGCCATCCGGTCTCCGCGCCAGCCGTTCGCGAGCCG
Above is a window of Candidatus Binataceae bacterium DNA encoding:
- the carA gene encoding glutamine-hydrolyzing carbamoyl-phosphate synthase small subunit, giving the protein MSASREAILALADGRVFRGRAFGAIGETVGEMVFNTAMTGYQEVLTDPSYKGQIVCMTYPEIGNVGINADDAESAGVHVEGFVVKDYRPRPSNWRSEMTLGEYLERAGVPGIEGIDTRALVRHIRTHGAQEAVISSVTLDADALVARAKASPGLVGHDLVKEVTCAEPYDWDLGDWELGAGYRRPSKEEMRDAPLVVALDYGIKRNILHRLVASGFRVRVLPATATADDILAPNPDGVFLSNGPADPAALPYASEAVRGVLGRKPIFGICLGHQILGLALGGRTYKLGFGHHGANHPVMDLRTHKVEITSQNHGFAVDAESLQRRAELSHLNLNDKTVEGLRGVGMPFFSVQYHPEASPGPHDAGYLFARFRRLVEEFPRSGAEALDRIAAEERGAALDV
- the carB gene encoding carbamoyl-phosphate synthase large subunit — encoded protein: MPLRKDLKSVLLIGSGPIVIGQACEFDYSGTQALKALREEGLRLILVNSNPATIMTDPELADRTYIEPMTAAALERIIAREHPDALLPTVGGQTALNLAIELAESGVLERYGVELIGAKLAAIKKAEDRDLFKQAMIAIGLQVPESGVAHSHEEADAIRARLGLPLIIRPSRTLGGTGGSIARDPAEYRAKVQWGMEMSPNHEVLIEQSVEGWKEYELEVMRDGADNVVIVCSIENLDPMGVHTGDSITVAPAQTLTDKEYQIMRDAALRIIREIGVDTGGSNIQFAIDPRSGRMVVIEMNPRVSRSSALASKATGFPIAKIAARLAVGYRLDEIPNDITRMTPACFEPTIDYVVTKIPRFAFEKFRGAADELGPQMKSVGEAMAIGRTFKESLQKALRSLEIGSWGLESRTAGLRAAAALATVRAHLSLPNSHRLYYLADAVRLGMAREEIHQLTGIDPWFIDAIAEIVESEARIRNGPLDAALLREAKEAGFSDRRIADLTGLDEAAVALRRRKAGVTPVFKAVDTCGAEFQAFTPYLYSTYEGEDEAPPDARPKVMILGGGPNRIGQGIEFDYCCVHASLALKEAGFETIMVNCNPETVSTDYDISDRLYFEPLTFEDVLAIAERERPTGVIVQFGGQTPLKLAVALEQAGVPILGTSPDAIDRAEDRERFNTLVDKLGLKQPRGVLTRGLDQAIRGAAEIGYPVLIRPSYVLGGRAMEVVADEAGLRRYIEQALLASEERPLLVDRYLQGAIEVDVDAISDGQTVVIGGVMEHVEHAGIHSGDSACALPPRTLDRAAQEELMRQTRMLALELGVVGLLNVQFAIFESEVYILEVNPRASRTIPFVSKAIGVPLAKLAALVMAGRKLADLGFTAERTPDHVSVKESVFPFVRFPGVDTILGPEMKSTGEVMGIDRTFAMAFAKAELAASTDLPTDGRVFISVRDEDKTVLEPIARGLSTMGFELVATGGTARHIEGVGIACAVVNKVAQGSPHVVDLMRDGKIAMVINTPDASGTADSFSIRRTALEMRLPFCTTMAGAQAAVEGIAALKDRPFEVRALQDYHSNGGAGKSNREINR
- a CDS encoding ATP-dependent DNA helicase RecG, whose protein sequence is MQSPLSALSGVGPKRAAALAERSVTTVADLLFNLPLHYQDWRSRTPFAELKPAASVVVEGRLVGLKERPMRGMRWRRMATAWLEGADGARVRVVWFNLPAYMKGRMPEGERVVMHGRVNESPDRGLEIVHPEVYPLESGAPPAVRPVYGLPSEIGQRVYAGLIAQALAAMPARVEGAMPAALRAEAGVMALGEALRTLHQPPADADPAKFELGDTAAHRALAFDEMFAFQLAMAIDRRRAARRTGAPMNVPPRLTARLLETLPFTPTRAQLRSIGEIGADLARAHPMNRLLMGDVGSGKTLVALWAALRAAESGWQVAIMAPTELLAEQHYRSFVALCGTLGMPAALLLGKTPPAERMRTLRLLASGAIPIVFGTHALIQEGVALRNLGLAIIDEQHRFGVFDRVRLKALGPTAHVLLMTATPIPRSLALTLLANLDISALDEMPPGRTPVLTEIFGEDQIGEVDAIVGAELRAGRRAFYIVPLIESEEDGDERLSVAATARRLGAGPLGAFRIGTLHGRMRPADKERTMRAFRDGGLDLLVSTTVVEVGIDVPEASAIVVIAAERYGLAQLHQLRGRVGRGAAASRCCLVVSNGEGPRAQQGVRARLEVMVRAATGDEVARADLELRGPGDLLGARQSGALPLRFADFIRDGRLIEQARAMAERWLERDPALELPESAGARAALMRMLDFGFSLGDVG
- a CDS encoding NUDIX hydrolase codes for the protein MARAKSKSGRQGAKPKIKSRREVSAGGLIWCRRSDGSVSVVLVRPAGRSTWVLPKGHLEEGETVAQAAIREAREESGLTVGEIEPLGEISYVYSSRERDRDMITRIFKRVHFFLMEHAGGDISAHDAETDEVAWLSLEDALARATHPSEQALIAKAREMLVLKRPAEQRP